The bacterium genome window below encodes:
- the rplK gene encoding 50S ribosomal protein L11 — MAVIKLQCPAGAATPAPPVGPALGQYGINIGEFCKVFNSQTADQAGLVIPALITIYADRSFTFELKTPPAAVLIKKSVKLAKGSGEPNREKVGILTEAQLREIAEIKMPDTNCNTIEACMEMVAGTARSMGVTIEG, encoded by the coding sequence CTGGCGGTTATCAAGCTCCAGTGTCCCGCCGGCGCAGCCACTCCGGCGCCGCCGGTCGGACCGGCGTTGGGCCAGTACGGCATCAACATCGGCGAATTCTGCAAGGTCTTCAACTCCCAAACCGCCGATCAGGCCGGCCTGGTGATCCCCGCGTTGATCACCATCTACGCCGATCGGAGCTTCACCTTCGAGCTCAAGACCCCCCCCGCGGCCGTTTTGATCAAAAAGTCCGTGAAGCTGGCCAAGGGCTCGGGCGAACCGAACCGTGAGAAGGTCGGCATACTCACCGAGGCCCAGCTGCGCGAGATCGCCGAGATAAAAATGCCCGACACCAACTGCAACACCATCGAGGCCTGCATGGAGATGGTGGCGGGCACGGCGCGGTCCATGGGTGTAACGATCGAGGGGTAA
- the rplA gene encoding 50S ribosomal protein L1, protein MPIGKRMREMSQRVPEEPVLLRDALALVKEMAVEKFDATCDVAIRLGVDPRKAEENIRGSCPAPAGLGRKVTVLAFVGGEKLQEARDAGADIIGDEEIIEKIQNGWTEFDKVVATPDQMKSLAKLGRVLGPKKLMPSPKDGTVSIAIGEAITLLKTGQINFRVDKAGIVHAQVGKVSFDVDSLFRNAMSLLETLIRLRPASVKGRYIKSIHVSSTMGPSVKVDPKISVEDIRV, encoded by the coding sequence ATGCCCATCGGCAAGAGGATGCGGGAGATGAGCCAGAGGGTTCCCGAGGAACCCGTTCTACTCAGGGACGCCCTGGCGCTGGTCAAGGAGATGGCGGTCGAGAAGTTCGACGCCACCTGCGACGTGGCGATCCGGTTGGGCGTTGACCCGCGCAAGGCCGAGGAGAATATCCGCGGCTCCTGCCCGGCCCCGGCCGGGTTGGGGCGCAAGGTCACGGTGTTGGCTTTCGTCGGCGGCGAGAAGCTGCAGGAGGCCAGGGACGCCGGCGCCGATATCATCGGCGACGAGGAAATCATCGAGAAAATCCAGAACGGTTGGACCGAGTTCGACAAAGTGGTGGCCACCCCGGATCAGATGAAATCCCTGGCCAAGCTGGGGCGGGTTCTGGGTCCGAAGAAGCTCATGCCTTCCCCCAAGGACGGCACGGTGAGCATCGCGATAGGCGAGGCCATCACTCTTTTAAAAACCGGCCAGATCAACTTCCGCGTGGACAAGGCCGGGATAGTGCACGCCCAGGTCGGCAAGGTCTCCTTCGACGTTGACTCACTTTTCCGCAACGCGATGAGCCTGTTGGAGACGCTCATCCGCCTGCGGCCGGCCTCGGTCAAGGGCCGGTACATCAAGAGCATCCACGTCTCGAGTACTATGGGTCCCAGCGTCAAGGTCGATCCGAAAATCAGCGTGGAGGATATCCGCGTTTGA
- the rplJ gene encoding 50S ribosomal protein L10, with the protein MTREEKRTVVAELVETLSKTDCALFVNMIGQTVAESTELRRRVRGSDSRLRQVKNTLTRLALGSLGREAALPLLDGPTALATTTHPVELSRVLVGFNKDYEDKLEIRGGWLFDKMLDFKSVVELSKCPPLPEMRAKTLGLFLAPMASFLSLLNQVPASFVRVLAAKAAQEER; encoded by the coding sequence GTGACCCGCGAGGAGAAGAGAACCGTCGTCGCCGAGCTTGTGGAGACCCTCTCCAAGACCGACTGCGCCCTCTTCGTCAACATGATCGGCCAGACCGTGGCCGAGTCGACGGAGCTTCGGCGTCGCGTGCGCGGCAGCGACTCCCGTTTGCGACAGGTCAAGAACACACTGACCAGGTTAGCCCTGGGCTCGCTCGGACGCGAGGCGGCCCTGCCCCTTTTGGACGGGCCCACGGCATTGGCCACGACGACGCACCCCGTCGAGCTTTCCCGGGTGCTGGTCGGCTTCAACAAGGACTACGAGGACAAGCTGGAAATCCGTGGCGGCTGGCTTTTCGATAAAATGCTCGACTTCAAAAGCGTCGTGGAGCTGTCGAAGTGCCCGCCCCTGCCCGAGATGCGCGCCAAGACCCTGGGGCTCTTCTTGGCACCCATGGCGAGCTTCTTGAGCCTTTTGAACCAGGTCCCCGCTTCGTTCGTGCGCGTGCTCGCGGCAAAGGCCGCCCAGGAAGAGCGCTAG
- the rplL gene encoding 50S ribosomal protein L7/L12: MKKEEIKEALGKMTVVELAEMVKELEEEWGVSAAAPVAVAAASGAAAGAADAEEEKTEFNVILASFGDKKIQVIKEIRAITGLGLQAAKELVEGVPSTIKEGIEKEEAVKIKDQVEGAGGIVEIK; encoded by the coding sequence ATGAAGAAAGAGGAAATCAAAGAGGCCCTGGGTAAGATGACCGTCGTCGAGCTCGCCGAAATGGTAAAGGAGCTCGAGGAGGAGTGGGGCGTATCCGCCGCCGCTCCCGTCGCCGTGGCTGCCGCTTCCGGCGCCGCAGCCGGCGCGGCCGACGCCGAGGAGGAGAAGACGGAGTTCAACGTCATCCTCGCCAGCTTCGGCGATAAGAAGATCCAGGTCATCAAGGAGATTCGGGCGATAACCGGTCTCGGTCTCCAAGCGGCCAAGGAGCTCGTAGAGGGCGTACCCTCGACCATCAAGGAGGGTATCGAGAAGGAAGAGGCCGTCAAGATCAAGGATCAGGTCGAGGGCGCCGGGGGCATCGTCGAGATCAAGTAA